In Candidatus Delongbacteria bacterium, a single window of DNA contains:
- a CDS encoding T9SS type A sorting domain-containing protein — translation MRLGHSLALLGLSLSALTARAQLAQVDLPQAQARLLEQDRLAAGPAWTDFAAQSGWRVADWDRFHAYPHRVLGPGLELPGGPIADGADLDRRLRAFLEAHPGLLHGGRDAQLKDLQARHVERHGQVWYANYQQTWKGQRVEEAELVFRVSPAGRLLLAGSDLHGQIEVREPRLSREQALAAARGLSRTPAVRAVEAADWVVLPRLGAKGYEYRSAWPVRVVLDDPEQIWRVFLDGANGDVLWSWNEVRHLQVEGQLQGLLEEQQPSDPDSPHALPHLRFSFDGQEVFADSEGYFSLETSATPPWNVTGALDGRFADVQRQDGADGFFSLLMDASGQVLTVGLEDAQVVELDAYHHTTRVHDFITDMDPSFTGLDEPLTVRVNIAETCNAYWDGSSINFFQEGGGCPNTGRVAGVVYHEYGHGINDRQYRQAGAPWGMTNGAMHEGLADVTSIYLQDEHYVAPGWNIRELDNDQRYPEDIQGEVHYDGEIIGGAMYDLRQALGLEAVRPLHHFARWGTPDDADLGRAGFEYFLELLVVDDDDEDLSNLTPHYPEINAAFNLHGIGSVLAWMSTDFSLGDPPQTWAPSETLPLTATLSAPAFVTPDAVELLYWVGEETPQSLLLELQADGTWTGALPGQPWNTVLQYYARVQNSAGVEITSPVGAPEQVFRTRFVWNAGLTESFEFAPGGETLNEVWQWGEPQDGPGAAFDGALCWGTNLTGNYPDMNLSRLVLAEQQVDDEDQVIVRFRHWLSVEEGWDGVNVEYALNGSATYNLLTPLSGYDFNTPDNNVLPFTPALTGASAGWESLVFDLTELTAPGDRVRLRLNLFSDTSVTEAGWYVDLLEYLGFAAPSQIEHEALGDSEDGAQTGFPVEARVNTPAALSRFDLLYRVDGGALQTLPMQAGDDGHVAVIPGPFWEQTIEYRLEAQGEGGFVAYLPANPAEWFQFRVGADQTPPAVSFLQAPTDAAGWTALWTVDVAAEDNLDLPLARVWLEWRAPGGQWAELADLQEEGPGRFSGHVDFSPGQQLPVVELRALARDASTQQWEAATAELALSLGSEQSIATFEQPLLPDWSMEGVFTAQTTRVHSGDYALGSGEDGFYEPGSTGRATWTGSLDLRQVTDPALVLWETWFLENGDDEAWIEVSPDGGEEWSLLATRTNGRGWLETRLSLAPWVGVADLKLRIGFQADGDSDGLHIGYFADDIRLVNQSGVAVAEPAPLTRSFQLGEPWPNPFNPVSHVEVHNPNGLPLTLTLHNLLGQEVARLHDGPLPAGTRQFRVDGAGLASGLYLLTARQGDQQDVRRLLLVR, via the coding sequence ATGCGGCTTGGCCACTCCCTTGCACTTCTTGGCCTCAGCCTGAGCGCGCTGACGGCCCGGGCCCAACTGGCCCAGGTGGATCTGCCCCAGGCCCAGGCCCGCCTGCTGGAACAGGATCGCCTGGCGGCCGGCCCGGCCTGGACGGATTTCGCCGCGCAGAGCGGCTGGCGCGTGGCGGACTGGGACCGCTTCCACGCTTATCCCCATCGCGTCCTGGGTCCCGGCCTGGAGTTGCCGGGCGGCCCCATCGCGGACGGCGCGGATCTGGACCGCCGGCTGCGCGCCTTCCTGGAGGCCCATCCGGGCCTGCTGCACGGCGGGCGCGACGCCCAGCTGAAGGACCTGCAGGCCCGGCACGTGGAGCGTCACGGCCAGGTCTGGTACGCCAACTACCAGCAGACCTGGAAGGGCCAGCGCGTGGAGGAGGCCGAACTGGTGTTCCGCGTCTCGCCCGCCGGACGCCTGCTGCTGGCCGGCAGCGACCTGCACGGGCAGATCGAGGTCCGCGAGCCGCGGCTGAGCCGCGAGCAGGCGCTGGCCGCCGCGCGTGGCCTCTCCCGCACGCCCGCCGTGCGCGCGGTGGAGGCGGCGGACTGGGTGGTCCTGCCCCGGCTGGGCGCCAAAGGCTACGAGTACCGCAGCGCCTGGCCGGTGCGCGTGGTCCTGGACGATCCCGAGCAGATCTGGCGGGTCTTTCTGGACGGCGCGAACGGCGACGTGCTCTGGAGCTGGAACGAGGTGCGCCACCTCCAGGTGGAGGGCCAGTTGCAGGGCCTGCTGGAAGAGCAGCAGCCCAGTGACCCGGACAGCCCCCACGCCCTGCCCCACCTGCGCTTCTCCTTCGACGGCCAGGAAGTCTTCGCTGACTCCGAGGGCTACTTCAGCCTGGAGACCAGCGCCACGCCGCCCTGGAACGTCACGGGCGCGCTGGACGGACGCTTTGCCGACGTGCAGCGCCAGGACGGGGCGGACGGCTTCTTCAGCCTGCTGATGGACGCCAGCGGCCAGGTCCTCACCGTGGGGCTGGAGGACGCCCAGGTGGTGGAGCTGGACGCCTATCACCACACCACGCGCGTCCACGACTTCATCACCGACATGGATCCCAGCTTCACGGGGCTGGACGAACCCCTGACCGTGCGCGTGAACATCGCCGAGACCTGCAACGCCTACTGGGACGGCAGCAGCATCAACTTCTTCCAGGAAGGCGGCGGCTGCCCCAACACGGGCCGGGTGGCGGGCGTGGTCTACCACGAATACGGCCACGGGATCAACGATCGCCAGTACCGCCAGGCCGGGGCGCCCTGGGGCATGACCAACGGCGCCATGCACGAAGGCCTCGCGGACGTGACCTCGATCTATCTCCAGGACGAGCACTACGTGGCGCCGGGCTGGAACATCCGCGAACTGGACAACGACCAGCGCTATCCCGAGGACATCCAGGGCGAGGTGCATTACGACGGCGAGATCATCGGCGGCGCCATGTACGACCTGCGCCAGGCCCTGGGCCTGGAGGCCGTCCGCCCGCTGCACCACTTCGCCCGCTGGGGCACGCCCGACGACGCCGACCTGGGCCGGGCCGGCTTCGAGTACTTCCTGGAGCTGCTGGTGGTGGACGACGACGACGAGGATCTGAGCAACCTGACCCCGCACTACCCGGAGATCAACGCCGCCTTCAACCTGCACGGCATCGGCAGCGTCCTGGCCTGGATGAGCACGGACTTCAGCCTGGGCGATCCGCCCCAGACCTGGGCGCCTTCCGAGACCCTGCCCCTGACGGCCACGCTCAGCGCGCCGGCCTTCGTCACCCCGGACGCCGTGGAGCTGCTCTACTGGGTCGGGGAGGAGACACCCCAGAGCCTTCTGCTGGAGCTGCAGGCTGACGGGACCTGGACGGGCGCGCTGCCTGGCCAGCCCTGGAACACGGTGCTCCAGTACTACGCCCGGGTGCAGAACTCCGCCGGGGTGGAGATCACCAGCCCGGTGGGCGCGCCGGAGCAGGTCTTCCGCACGCGCTTCGTCTGGAACGCGGGCTTGACGGAGAGTTTCGAGTTCGCCCCCGGCGGGGAGACCCTGAACGAGGTCTGGCAGTGGGGCGAGCCCCAGGACGGACCCGGCGCGGCCTTCGACGGCGCGCTCTGCTGGGGCACCAACCTGACGGGCAACTATCCCGACATGAACCTCTCGCGCTTGGTGCTGGCCGAGCAGCAGGTGGACGACGAGGACCAGGTCATCGTGCGCTTCCGGCACTGGCTGAGCGTGGAGGAGGGCTGGGACGGCGTCAATGTGGAATATGCCTTGAACGGCAGCGCGACCTACAATCTGCTGACCCCGCTCAGCGGCTACGACTTTAACACGCCGGACAACAACGTCCTGCCCTTCACGCCGGCCCTGACCGGCGCCAGCGCGGGCTGGGAGAGTCTGGTCTTCGACCTGACCGAGCTGACGGCCCCGGGCGACCGGGTGCGGCTGCGGCTCAACCTGTTCAGTGACACCTCGGTGACCGAGGCGGGCTGGTACGTGGACCTGCTGGAGTACCTGGGCTTCGCCGCCCCGTCCCAGATCGAGCACGAGGCGCTGGGGGACAGCGAGGACGGCGCCCAGACTGGCTTCCCGGTGGAGGCCCGCGTCAACACGCCCGCCGCGCTCAGTCGCTTCGACCTGCTTTATCGCGTGGACGGCGGCGCACTCCAGACCCTGCCCATGCAGGCGGGCGACGACGGACACGTGGCCGTGATCCCCGGTCCCTTCTGGGAGCAGACCATCGAATACCGGCTGGAGGCCCAGGGCGAGGGCGGCTTCGTGGCCTATCTGCCCGCCAATCCGGCGGAATGGTTTCAGTTCCGCGTGGGCGCGGACCAGACTCCGCCGGCCGTGAGCTTCCTGCAGGCGCCCACCGACGCCGCGGGCTGGACGGCGCTCTGGACCGTGGACGTGGCGGCGGAGGACAACCTGGACCTGCCGCTGGCGCGGGTCTGGCTGGAGTGGCGTGCGCCCGGCGGCCAGTGGGCCGAGCTGGCGGACCTGCAAGAGGAGGGCCCGGGGCGCTTCAGCGGCCACGTGGACTTCAGTCCTGGCCAACAACTGCCGGTGGTGGAACTGCGCGCCCTGGCGCGGGACGCCTCCACCCAGCAGTGGGAAGCCGCCACCGCCGAGCTGGCGCTCAGCCTGGGCTCCGAGCAGAGCATCGCGACCTTTGAGCAGCCCCTGCTGCCGGACTGGAGCATGGAAGGGGTCTTCACGGCCCAGACCACGCGCGTGCACAGCGGCGACTACGCCCTGGGCAGCGGCGAGGACGGCTTCTACGAACCGGGCAGCACGGGCCGGGCCACCTGGACGGGCAGCCTGGACCTGCGGCAGGTGACGGATCCCGCCCTGGTGCTGTGGGAGACCTGGTTCCTGGAGAACGGCGACGACGAGGCCTGGATCGAGGTCTCCCCGGACGGCGGCGAGGAGTGGAGCCTGCTGGCCACGCGCACCAACGGCCGCGGCTGGCTGGAGACCCGCCTCTCCCTGGCGCCCTGGGTGGGTGTGGCGGACCTGAAGCTGCGCATCGGTTTCCAGGCCGACGGCGACAGCGACGGCCTGCACATCGGCTACTTCGCCGACGACATCCGGCTGGTGAACCAGTCGGGCGTCGCCGTGGCCGAGCCGGCCCCGCTGACCCGCAGCTTCCAGTTGGGCGAGCCCTGGCCCAATCCCTTCAATCCGGTCAGCCACGTGGAAGTGCACAACCCAAACGGGCTGCCCCTGACCCTGACCCTGCACAACCTGCTGGGCCAGGAAGTGGCGCGCCTGCACGACGGACCGTTGCCCGCGGGCACGCGGCAATTCCGCGTGGACGGCGCCGGGCTGGCCAGCGGCCTCTACCTGCTGACCGCCCGGCAGGGGGACCAACAGGACGTGCGGCGCCTGCTGCTGGTGCGCTGA
- a CDS encoding electron transfer flavoprotein subunit beta/FixA family protein has protein sequence MRIVVCLKRVPDTESVIRLTPDGTTIERGDLNYIINPYDEYALEAALQLKEAEGGEVVLLCAGEAEADSTLRKGLAMGADEAVLLQVPQDLRDPWSTARLLADWLRAHPADLILAGKQGVDYDHGAVPGMLAELLGLPSATAICALERVADGVRVEREVEAGRERIRLPLPCVLSADKGLNEPRYASLKGIMLAKKKPLEVLESQAAPEAEAGRVALPPARPAGRVIGEGAQAAGELLRLLKEEARVL, from the coding sequence ATGCGCATTGTTGTGTGCCTGAAACGGGTGCCGGACACGGAGAGCGTGATCCGCCTGACCCCGGACGGGACGACCATCGAACGCGGGGATCTGAACTACATCATCAACCCCTACGACGAATATGCCCTGGAGGCTGCCCTGCAGCTGAAAGAGGCGGAGGGCGGCGAGGTCGTGCTGCTCTGCGCCGGCGAGGCGGAGGCGGACAGCACCCTGCGCAAGGGCCTGGCGATGGGGGCCGACGAGGCCGTCCTGCTGCAGGTGCCGCAGGATCTGCGCGACCCCTGGAGCACGGCCCGCCTGCTGGCGGACTGGCTGCGCGCCCACCCGGCGGATCTGATCCTGGCGGGCAAGCAGGGCGTGGACTACGACCACGGCGCGGTGCCCGGCATGCTGGCTGAGCTGCTCGGGCTGCCCTCAGCCACGGCCATCTGCGCGCTGGAACGTGTGGCGGACGGCGTGCGCGTGGAGCGCGAGGTGGAGGCCGGGCGCGAGCGCATCCGCCTGCCGCTGCCCTGCGTGCTTAGCGCCGACAAGGGCTTGAACGAGCCGCGCTACGCCAGCCTCAAGGGCATCATGCTGGCCAAGAAGAAGCCCCTCGAGGTGCTGGAGAGCCAGGCCGCGCCCGAGGCGGAGGCGGGACGCGTGGCCCTGCCCCCGGCCCGGCCGGCGGGACGCGTGATCGGCGAAGGTGCGCAGGCGGCGGGGGAACTCCTGCGGCTGCTCAAGGAAGAAGCCCGGGTGCTGTAG
- a CDS encoding MGMT family protein: MERLAVLERMSAILAAIPPGRVLSYGQLAELAGAPGQARLAAWLCRHLPDPAMPWHRVLSADGRSRIPEGPARREQFERLWLEDVPFRAGEQVDMALACWRPDEQHEDPLLAGT; the protein is encoded by the coding sequence ATGGAACGCCTGGCCGTGCTGGAACGCATGAGCGCCATTTTGGCCGCCATTCCGCCCGGCCGGGTGTTGTCGTACGGCCAGCTGGCCGAATTGGCGGGCGCGCCCGGCCAGGCCCGGCTGGCGGCCTGGCTCTGCCGGCACCTGCCGGACCCGGCGATGCCCTGGCACCGCGTGCTCTCCGCCGACGGCCGCTCGCGAATTCCCGAGGGTCCGGCCCGGCGCGAGCAGTTCGAGCGGCTCTGGCTGGAGGACGTGCCGTTCCGGGCGGGCGAGCAGGTGGACATGGCGCTGGCCTGCTGGCGGCCCGACGAGCAGCACGAGGATCCCCTGCTCGCCGGAACTTGA
- the tgt gene encoding tRNA guanosine(34) transglycosylase Tgt has translation MELARIFELEARDGRARAGRLILPHGEVPTPVFMPVGTRASVKTLDCRDLRELEISMLLGNSYHLYLRPGIELLTRAGGLHAFMRWPGPILTDSGGFQVFSLGDLRKLREEGADFRSHLDGSRHLFTPESVVEIQRGLGSDVMMQLDECPPGTCSEEYAAASLERSARWAVRARRAWEESRPLHGHPQALFPIVQGGVYDGQRRRSMDLLLQQDWPGVAIGGLSVGEGKPDMRRITELCGRELPAGLPRYLMGVGTPEDILESVALGIDMFDCVLPTRNARKGTLFTSLGRYSARSARHSESFDQPVDPACDCFTCRHYDRAHLRHLFHVEEFSAMRLGTLHNLRYFLRLMQGARQAIQAGRYAAYVEQTLAPYRRPAADGTERAATS, from the coding sequence ATGGAACTGGCCCGCATCTTTGAGCTGGAAGCCCGGGACGGCCGCGCCCGGGCCGGCCGCCTGATCCTGCCCCACGGCGAGGTGCCCACCCCCGTCTTCATGCCCGTGGGCACCCGGGCCAGCGTGAAGACCCTGGACTGCCGCGACCTGCGGGAGCTGGAGATCAGCATGCTGCTGGGCAACAGCTACCACCTCTACCTGCGGCCGGGCATCGAGCTGCTGACCCGGGCCGGCGGCCTGCACGCCTTCATGCGCTGGCCGGGCCCGATCCTGACGGATTCCGGGGGCTTCCAGGTTTTCAGCCTGGGGGATTTGCGCAAGCTGCGCGAGGAGGGCGCGGATTTCCGCAGCCACCTGGACGGCAGCCGGCACCTGTTCACGCCGGAGTCGGTGGTGGAGATCCAGCGCGGGCTGGGCTCGGACGTGATGATGCAACTGGACGAGTGCCCGCCCGGCACCTGCAGCGAGGAATACGCGGCGGCCAGCCTGGAGCGCAGCGCGCGCTGGGCGGTCCGGGCCCGCCGGGCCTGGGAGGAGAGCCGGCCCCTGCACGGCCATCCCCAGGCCCTGTTTCCCATCGTCCAGGGCGGCGTGTACGACGGCCAGCGCCGGCGCTCCATGGACCTGCTGCTGCAGCAGGACTGGCCGGGCGTGGCCATCGGCGGTCTGAGCGTGGGGGAGGGCAAGCCGGACATGCGGCGGATCACCGAGCTCTGCGGCCGCGAGCTGCCGGCCGGGCTGCCGCGCTACCTGATGGGCGTGGGCACGCCGGAGGACATCCTGGAGAGCGTGGCCCTGGGGATCGACATGTTCGACTGCGTGCTGCCCACGCGCAACGCGCGCAAGGGCACCCTGTTCACCAGCCTGGGCCGCTATTCCGCGCGCTCGGCGCGGCACAGCGAGTCCTTCGACCAGCCCGTCGATCCGGCCTGCGACTGTTTCACCTGCCGGCACTACGACCGCGCCCACCTGCGGCACCTCTTCCACGTGGAGGAGTTCAGCGCCATGCGCTTGGGCACCCTGCACAACCTGCGCTACTTTCTGCGACTGATGCAGGGGGCGCGGCAGGCCATCCAGGCGGGACGCTACGCGGCCTACGTGGAGCAGACGCTGGCGCCGTACCGCCGGCCCGCTGCGGACGGGACAGAGCGGGCGGCCACGTCCTGA
- a CDS encoding electron transfer flavoprotein subunit alpha/FixB family protein, with protein MNIVCLIEQTGGLERGSAREALGLARRLADAAGGQVTGLVLGSLRDPAALGGWGAHRVVELPALDGPGSSDAWSAGLAEALGPLAPDLILLSASASGRELGPRLAARLGTGLVAECTELAWQDGQWLATRPIFAGKVLVTAPVAGKPALVSLRAKVFAVQEGGPAAHVEQATLAAREMQAVVEEILAAAGGKLDLSEADIIVSGGRGVGGPEGFAPLEELAAKLGAAVGASRAAVDAGWRPHSQQVGQTGKVVNPTLYIACGISGAIQHLAGMKNSRYIVAINKDPEAPIFKLADYGIVGDLFEVVPALSRALA; from the coding sequence ATGAACATCGTCTGTCTGATCGAACAAACGGGCGGCCTGGAGCGCGGCAGCGCGCGCGAGGCCCTGGGTTTGGCGCGCCGCCTGGCGGACGCCGCGGGCGGGCAGGTCACGGGCCTGGTCCTGGGCAGCCTGCGCGACCCGGCGGCCCTGGGCGGCTGGGGCGCCCATCGCGTGGTGGAACTGCCGGCCCTGGACGGCCCGGGCTCCAGCGACGCCTGGTCCGCCGGTCTGGCCGAGGCCCTGGGCCCGCTGGCCCCCGACCTGATCCTGCTCTCCGCCAGCGCCAGCGGACGCGAACTGGGTCCGCGGCTGGCCGCCCGGCTGGGCACGGGACTGGTGGCGGAATGCACGGAGCTGGCCTGGCAGGACGGGCAGTGGCTGGCCACCCGGCCGATCTTTGCGGGCAAGGTGCTGGTGACGGCGCCGGTCGCCGGAAAGCCAGCCTTGGTGTCTCTGCGGGCCAAGGTCTTCGCCGTGCAGGAAGGCGGCCCGGCCGCCCACGTGGAGCAGGCGACCCTGGCCGCGCGGGAGATGCAGGCCGTGGTGGAGGAGATCCTGGCCGCGGCCGGCGGCAAGCTGGACTTGAGCGAGGCGGACATCATCGTCAGCGGCGGGCGCGGCGTGGGCGGGCCGGAGGGCTTCGCGCCGCTGGAGGAGCTGGCCGCCAAACTGGGCGCCGCGGTGGGCGCCTCCCGGGCGGCCGTGGATGCCGGCTGGCGTCCGCACAGCCAGCAGGTGGGTCAGACGGGCAAGGTGGTCAACCCCACCCTCTACATCGCCTGCGGCATCTCGGGGGCCATCCAGCACCTGGCCGGGATGAAGAACTCGCGCTACATCGTGGCCATCAACAAGGACCCCGAGGCGCCGATCTTCAAGCTGGCCGACTACGGCATCGTGGGGGATCTGTTCGAGGTGGTGCCGGCCCTGAGCCGCGCGCTGGCCTGA
- a CDS encoding (Fe-S)-binding protein, translating into MGYWLAKGLLFSALTLLSGRLFWVELSRRLAAARKAKGPLPHDLPERRWLRVVREVLFQTRIIRHRPLPGLAHALLVWAFLAFGLETVDHLSHIWLPGGFLPAAGLFHDLFQGFVALFAWAAAAGIVYLAFRRFVLRPKELGSKLSGSSGLVAVFILTLMLTYLAKHYGWVTEGSAAAEANWMLHTLVLLAFLALIPRSKHLHLVLGPVAVYFRNERPGELKPLDFEKEEMGVTRLADLEQNNALAVFACVECGRCLEHCPAALTGKALDPKELVLRMRAGFLDNPEQPALPAQLPVDWLWQCTTCGACAEQCPTGNDQPLSILEFRRGLTSEGEFPDTLRTLFDNLERSGNPWRHAARDGVAFIESQGIPVHDGSQKVLYWMGCMARYDEAYRKVALDFVAVMQAAGVDFGVLRDEKCTGDAARRAGNEFLFQQLAMENTEKLNAANPDLIVSTCPHCVKTLGEYRGLAEEMRLKDLPVLHHTQFIRQLLEQGRLKLDPAARQELEGRLVYHDPCYLSRYQDDSAVDAPREVLRAAGGQLSEAERHGRRSFCCGAGGAQLFLEETEGTRVNHARTEELLRTGAQAVCVACPFCSTMLRDGLTDKGHPEMPVLDVAQVVARALKPVN; encoded by the coding sequence ATGGGCTACTGGTTGGCAAAAGGATTGCTGTTCAGCGCGTTGACCCTGCTCTCCGGCCGGCTCTTCTGGGTCGAGTTGTCCCGCCGGCTGGCGGCCGCGCGCAAGGCCAAGGGCCCCTTGCCCCACGATCTGCCCGAGCGGCGCTGGCTGCGCGTGGTGCGGGAAGTCCTCTTCCAGACCCGGATCATCCGGCACCGGCCCCTGCCCGGTCTGGCCCACGCCCTGCTGGTTTGGGCCTTCCTGGCTTTCGGCCTGGAAACCGTCGACCACCTGAGCCACATCTGGCTGCCGGGCGGCTTCCTGCCCGCCGCCGGCCTGTTCCACGACCTGTTCCAGGGTTTCGTGGCCCTGTTCGCCTGGGCCGCCGCGGCGGGCATCGTCTACCTGGCCTTCCGCCGCTTCGTGCTGCGTCCCAAGGAGTTGGGCTCAAAGCTCTCGGGTTCCAGCGGTCTGGTGGCCGTCTTCATCCTGACCCTGATGCTGACCTATCTGGCCAAGCATTACGGCTGGGTGACAGAGGGCAGCGCCGCGGCGGAGGCCAACTGGATGCTCCACACCTTGGTGCTATTGGCCTTCCTGGCCCTCATCCCGCGCTCCAAACACCTGCACCTGGTGCTGGGGCCCGTGGCCGTCTACTTCCGCAACGAGCGACCCGGGGAACTGAAGCCCCTGGACTTCGAGAAGGAGGAAATGGGCGTCACGCGGCTGGCGGACTTGGAGCAGAACAACGCCCTGGCCGTCTTCGCCTGCGTGGAGTGCGGCCGCTGCCTGGAGCACTGCCCGGCGGCCCTGACGGGCAAGGCCCTGGACCCCAAGGAGCTGGTGCTGCGCATGCGCGCGGGCTTTCTGGACAACCCCGAGCAGCCGGCCCTGCCCGCGCAGCTGCCCGTGGACTGGCTCTGGCAGTGCACGACCTGCGGCGCCTGCGCCGAACAGTGCCCGACGGGCAACGACCAGCCGCTGAGCATCCTGGAATTCCGGCGCGGCCTGACCAGCGAGGGCGAGTTCCCGGACACCCTGCGCACGCTGTTCGACAACCTGGAGCGCAGCGGCAACCCCTGGCGGCACGCCGCCCGGGACGGCGTGGCCTTCATCGAATCCCAGGGCATTCCCGTCCACGACGGCTCGCAGAAGGTCCTCTATTGGATGGGCTGCATGGCCCGCTACGACGAGGCCTACCGCAAGGTGGCGCTGGATTTCGTGGCGGTGATGCAGGCCGCGGGCGTGGACTTCGGCGTCCTGCGGGACGAAAAGTGCACGGGGGACGCGGCCCGGCGCGCGGGCAACGAGTTCCTCTTCCAGCAGCTGGCCATGGAGAACACGGAGAAGCTCAACGCCGCCAACCCGGACCTAATCGTCTCCACCTGCCCGCACTGCGTCAAGACCCTGGGCGAATACCGCGGGCTGGCCGAGGAGATGCGCCTGAAGGATCTGCCCGTCCTGCACCACACGCAGTTCATCCGCCAGCTGCTCGAACAGGGCCGCCTGAAGCTCGATCCCGCCGCCCGCCAGGAACTGGAGGGCCGGCTGGTCTACCACGACCCCTGCTATCTGTCCCGCTATCAGGATGACAGCGCCGTGGACGCGCCCCGGGAGGTCCTGCGCGCCGCCGGCGGCCAGCTCAGCGAGGCGGAGCGGCACGGTCGGCGCAGCTTCTGCTGCGGGGCGGGGGGCGCCCAGCTCTTCCTTGAGGAGACGGAGGGCACGCGCGTGAACCACGCCCGGACGGAGGAGCTGCTGCGCACCGGCGCCCAGGCCGTCTGCGTGGCCTGCCCCTTCTGCAGCACCATGCTGCGCGATGGATTGACGGACAAAGGGCACCCGGAGATGCCCGTGCTGGACGTGGCCCAGGTGGTGGCCCGGGCGCTAAAGCCAGTGAATTAG
- a CDS encoding carboxyl transferase domain-containing protein gives MNRLGNPLVENEVAGAQRAAYLKLLEESETHAAKIRLGGGGAALARQHDKGKLSARERVDLLVDPGTFFELGLRAGDQLYPHHGAVPAAGTVMGIGRIAGRLCMVLANDATVKAGAWFPITAKKNLRAQEICLENRLPIVYLVDSAGVYLPLQDEIFPDREHFGRMFRNNAVLSSLGVPQVAAIMGPCVAGGAYLPIMSDEALIVDGTGSVFLAGSHLVKAAIGEVIDNEKLGGASMHCSVSGVTDYKAKDDPDCLQRIRETIGLWPQPPAGPFERTQPRPPLYPADDLLALLPQDLARPYDMREVLARLVDGSEWLEYKPDYGRTLLCGTARIEGWTVGLVANQRQMVKSGRGELQVGGVIYSDSADKAARFILNCNQRHIPLVFLQDVTGFMVGSQAEQGGIIKDGAKLVSAVATSTVPKLTFIVGNSFGAGNYALCGKAYDPRFIYALPSAKIAVMGGAQASRVLLDIKLGQAKHRGVELGAEEQAQALEEIRSKYEREMDPRYAAARLWVDEILDPRQIRRAVDLGLEVASHNPHIPRFHPGVIQT, from the coding sequence ATGAACCGGTTGGGCAATCCCTTGGTGGAAAACGAGGTCGCCGGCGCCCAGCGCGCCGCCTACCTCAAGCTGCTGGAAGAGAGCGAGACCCACGCGGCCAAGATCCGCCTGGGCGGCGGCGGGGCGGCCCTGGCCCGTCAGCACGACAAGGGCAAGTTGTCGGCCCGGGAACGGGTTGATCTGCTGGTGGATCCGGGCACCTTTTTCGAGTTGGGCCTGCGGGCCGGCGACCAGCTCTATCCGCATCACGGCGCGGTGCCGGCGGCGGGGACGGTGATGGGCATCGGCCGGATCGCCGGACGCCTGTGCATGGTCCTGGCCAACGACGCCACGGTGAAGGCCGGCGCCTGGTTTCCCATCACGGCCAAGAAGAACCTGCGCGCCCAGGAGATCTGCCTGGAGAACCGTCTGCCCATCGTCTACCTGGTGGATTCCGCCGGCGTGTATCTGCCCCTGCAGGACGAGATCTTCCCCGACCGCGAGCACTTCGGCCGGATGTTCCGCAACAACGCCGTGCTGAGTTCGCTGGGCGTGCCCCAGGTGGCGGCCATCATGGGACCCTGCGTGGCCGGGGGCGCCTACCTGCCCATCATGAGCGACGAGGCGCTGATCGTGGACGGCACGGGCAGTGTGTTCCTGGCCGGCTCCCACCTGGTCAAGGCGGCCATCGGCGAGGTGATCGACAACGAAAAGTTGGGCGGCGCCAGCATGCACTGTTCGGTGAGCGGCGTCACCGACTACAAGGCCAAGGACGATCCCGACTGCCTGCAGCGAATCCGCGAGACCATCGGCCTTTGGCCCCAGCCGCCGGCCGGTCCCTTCGAGCGGACGCAGCCCCGCCCGCCGCTCTACCCGGCCGACGACCTGCTGGCCCTCCTGCCCCAGGATCTGGCCCGGCCCTACGACATGCGCGAGGTGCTGGCCCGGCTGGTGGACGGCAGCGAGTGGCTGGAATACAAGCCGGACTACGGGCGCACGCTGCTCTGCGGCACGGCCCGGATCGAGGGCTGGACCGTGGGCCTGGTGGCCAACCAGCGCCAGATGGTGAAGAGCGGGCGCGGCGAGCTGCAGGTGGGCGGAGTGATCTACTCGGACAGCGCCGACAAGGCCGCGCGCTTCATCCTCAACTGCAATCAGCGCCACATCCCGCTGGTCTTCCTGCAGGACGTGACCGGCTTCATGGTGGGCAGCCAGGCCGAGCAGGGCGGGATCATCAAGGACGGGGCCAAGCTGGTGAGCGCCGTGGCCACTTCCACGGTGCCCAAGCTGACCTTCATCGTGGGCAACAGCTTCGGCGCCGGCAACTACGCGCTCTGCGGCAAGGCCTACGATCCGCGCTTCATCTACGCGCTGCCCAGCGCCAAGATCGCCGTGATGGGCGGGGCCCAGGCCTCGCGCGTGCTGCTGGACATCAAACTGGGCCAGGCCAAGCACCGGGGTGTGGAACTGGGGGCCGAGGAGCAGGCCCAGGCGCTGGAGGAGATCCGCTCCAAGTACGAGCGGGAGATGGATCCGCGCTACGCCGCGGCCCGGCTCTGGGTGGACGAGATCCTCGATCCGCGCCAGATCCGGCGCGCCGTGGACCTCGGTCTTGAAGTGGCGAGCCACAATCCGCACATTCCGCGCTTTCATCCCGGGGTGATCCAAACGTGA